In Defluviitalea raffinosedens, the DNA window ACTGTTTGCGGTCTTTAAGCGGGCAAAGGCGCGTCCCCTCAAGCCAGCCGTACCAGATCGGCTCGTACTGGGTATGATAGTCCTTTCTGGATAGCACCAGGCTGTCCTTTTTCCATATAATTGTGCTTGACCAGTGATACCCTGCCTCCCGCATGACGTTCATCAAACTGCCCCATTCCTGGGCACTCATTACCACATAGGTCATGCATCCGGCTTCAGAAATCTCCCGCATACAGTTAAAAGCACGCAATAAAAAAGCGCCGAATTCCTCGGTGCTCATCTTGTCATTTAAAATTTGCCTCGGTTTCCAGCTCGGATGCCTGGTATCCGAACCGTAATCCACGTTCCAGGGCGGATCGGTGAAAACAAACCTCGCTTTTTTGCCAGCCATCAGCTTTTGCACATCCGAAAGCAAGGTACTGTCACCGCACATCAGACGGTGGCTGCCAAGTACCCATATATCGCCCCTTTTGGTAACCGGAGTTTTAATCTCTGCTGCTGCCTTTTCAGCATCGAAATTATCCTCTTTGACATTGGCAGCAGTTTTATCGCGGAACAACTCGTCGATTTCTGCAGCATCAAACCCGGTAAGAGAAACGTCAAAGCCATCTTCATTTAAGTCCATAAGCAGATCGGTCAAAAGCGGAATATCAAACTCGCCGCTGATTTTATTCAGAGCAACATTGAGCGCCTTTTCCCGCTGCTCATCCAAATCAACCACAACGCAGTCGATCTCCTTATATCCCAAGGCTGTCAGTACCTTATACCGCTGGTGCCCACCGACAATATTCCCGGTTCGTTTGT includes these proteins:
- a CDS encoding site-specific DNA-methyltransferase, which gives rise to MDILKIPAEKLKPSKYNPRKDLKPGDPEYEKLRRSIEEFGYVEPVIWNKRTGNIVGGHQRYKVLTALGYKEIDCVVVDLDEQREKALNVALNKISGEFDIPLLTDLLMDLNEDGFDVSLTGFDAAEIDELFRDKTAANVKEDNFDAEKAAAEIKTPVTKRGDIWVLGSHRLMCGDSTLLSDVQKLMAGKKARFVFTDPPWNVDYGSDTRHPSWKPRQILNDKMSTEEFGAFLLRAFNCMREISEAGCMTYVVMSAQEWGSLMNVMREAGYHWSSTIIWKKDSLVLSRKDYHTQYEPIWYGWLEGTRLCPLKDRKQSDVWEIPRPKVSEEHPTMKPVSLVAKAMLNSSHTGDLALDLFGGSGTTMIAAQQTGRVCFMMELDPKYCDVIVKRYVSQFGTDSVFLLSGGEKIPYAETQIT